Proteins encoded in a region of the Halorhabdus tiamatea SARL4B genome:
- a CDS encoding carboxymuconolactone decarboxylase family protein, with protein sequence MADEIDSPNDLPAAAGGLAENYPEIWDAYADLGKACSGAGEIDGETKRLVKLALAVGSQSEGAVHSHVRRGLEEDIDPETLRHVALLAIPTVGFPKGMAALTWIDDLAE encoded by the coding sequence ATGGCGGACGAAATCGACTCTCCAAACGACCTTCCGGCAGCGGCCGGCGGACTGGCCGAAAACTATCCCGAAATCTGGGACGCCTATGCCGATCTCGGGAAGGCGTGTTCAGGGGCGGGCGAGATCGACGGCGAGACAAAGCGGTTAGTCAAACTCGCCCTTGCGGTTGGTTCCCAATCCGAGGGCGCTGTTCACTCGCACGTTCGACGCGGACTCGAAGAGGACATCGACCCCGAGACGCTCCGGCACGTGGCACTGCTCGCGATCCCGACGGTCGGCTTTCCGAAGGGGATGGCCGCGCTAACCTGGATCGACGACCTGGCAGAGTGA
- a CDS encoding IS5 family transposase, producing MEVDILDFVEQCRHLVKQALGKHAGEPASGGFARWKHVVLHCFRLEEDHSYRETPNRLEYMAEIRDVLDLDRDDLPDYSTIYKSFDRLKMWVWRALLRVSAQQHPQSGHAALDSTFFDRRSASSYYRQRSGSNVQTLKVTTLTDTESLAVLDVQCHAQWRHDTKTGPQIVRRNADDLHTVAADNGFQDWHTEYEITALDLDYLVHYRGSSLMATANNALIRSKGYSQRWMAETSYSTTKRSLGDAVRALGWYRQFREIVLMFAITNIESLCEPL from the coding sequence ATGGAAGTCGATATCCTCGACTTCGTTGAACAGTGTCGGCACCTAGTCAAACAAGCGTTGGGGAAGCACGCGGGCGAGCCCGCCAGCGGCGGGTTCGCCCGCTGGAAGCACGTTGTTCTGCACTGTTTTCGGCTCGAAGAAGACCATAGCTACCGCGAAACGCCGAATCGGCTGGAATACATGGCTGAGATTCGTGACGTACTCGACTTAGATCGAGACGACCTCCCAGACTACAGCACGATTTACAAGTCGTTCGATCGGCTGAAAATGTGGGTGTGGCGGGCGCTGCTGCGCGTTTCAGCGCAGCAGCACCCGCAGTCTGGACATGCAGCACTTGACAGCACGTTCTTCGACCGCCGCTCAGCTTCGTCGTACTACCGCCAGCGGTCGGGAAGTAACGTACAGACACTGAAAGTGACGACACTAACCGATACGGAGTCACTTGCCGTTCTCGATGTGCAGTGTCACGCCCAATGGAGGCATGATACGAAGACTGGTCCGCAGATCGTCCGCCGGAACGCGGACGATCTGCATACTGTCGCCGCCGATAACGGGTTCCAAGACTGGCACACCGAATACGAGATTACTGCACTGGATCTCGACTATCTCGTTCACTATCGCGGTTCGTCGCTGATGGCAACCGCGAACAACGCGCTCATCCGGTCAAAAGGCTACTCTCAGCGCTGGATGGCAGAAACATCCTACTCGACAACAAAGCGCTCGCTCGGCGATGCCGTGCGAGCGCTTGGCTGGTATCGACAGTTCCGGGAAATCGTCCTGATGTTCGCCATTACGAACATAGAATCGCTTTGTGAGCCACTCTAA
- the tnpC gene encoding IS66 family transposase, translated as MGSLNRDNLTKEELFSRFLQLEQRVEEVEQENAQLREKLQEKDERIEELETRLRKYENPHTPPSKRRSGTDESPTSQDDEDDDLRTDGGTPGRKDGHDPEWRSTADPDEEIEVTCDRCPECGDHFDESVGVSPRLVEEIPDPQPPEITRYNRHYYQCDSCGTETVAAHPDCPDEGQFGVNVIAQSALSRYDHRLPYRKIADRFEQLHGLELSGASAWHATERAARAGRCEYEQIRQEILDADVVHIDETGIKRDGEQAWIWTFQTVQHTLYAVRESRGSDVPAEVLGEDFAGTVVCDGWTAYPAFSSNLQRCWAHILREAEDAAEKQAEGEPIYQALRQVYVALQARLESDPSPRERANLQRVARRELESLIDRSVPDGPVATLLGKIEGGLDHWLTFVGEPAVSPTNNAAENALREPVVLRKIIGTLRNERGMFVHETVLSLLATWRQQGRNPYEELRRVVSNNEMISRAHAVPAVETSG; from the coding sequence GTGGGATCTTTGAACAGAGATAATCTCACCAAAGAGGAGTTGTTCTCCCGGTTTTTACAACTTGAACAACGAGTCGAAGAGGTTGAACAAGAGAACGCACAGCTTCGAGAGAAGTTACAAGAGAAAGACGAGCGGATCGAAGAACTCGAAACACGTCTTCGCAAATACGAGAATCCGCACACTCCACCCAGCAAGCGACGGTCGGGGACCGACGAGTCCCCGACCTCGCAAGATGACGAAGACGACGATCTCCGAACTGACGGTGGCACTCCCGGTCGGAAAGACGGTCACGATCCGGAGTGGCGTTCTACAGCTGATCCCGACGAAGAAATCGAAGTCACCTGTGACCGTTGTCCCGAGTGTGGCGACCACTTCGACGAGTCGGTGGGCGTCAGCCCCCGACTCGTCGAGGAGATCCCTGATCCGCAGCCCCCAGAGATCACCCGGTACAACCGCCACTACTACCAGTGCGATTCCTGTGGAACAGAGACAGTTGCGGCTCACCCCGACTGCCCCGATGAGGGGCAGTTCGGGGTGAACGTCATCGCTCAATCAGCTCTGTCACGGTACGATCACCGCCTTCCTTACCGGAAGATCGCTGATCGCTTCGAGCAACTACACGGACTCGAACTCTCGGGTGCATCCGCGTGGCACGCGACCGAGCGCGCTGCACGCGCCGGTCGCTGTGAGTACGAGCAGATCCGTCAAGAGATTCTGGATGCTGACGTGGTTCACATCGACGAGACAGGCATCAAACGCGACGGTGAACAGGCATGGATTTGGACGTTTCAGACCGTCCAACATACGTTGTACGCGGTCAGGGAGAGTCGTGGAAGTGATGTTCCCGCGGAAGTCCTCGGCGAGGACTTCGCGGGAACGGTGGTCTGTGACGGGTGGACGGCGTACCCAGCTTTCAGCAGCAACCTCCAGCGGTGCTGGGCGCACATTCTTCGAGAGGCTGAAGACGCCGCGGAAAAGCAGGCGGAAGGTGAACCGATCTACCAGGCTCTCAGACAGGTATACGTCGCTCTCCAGGCCCGGCTGGAGAGCGACCCAAGTCCTCGTGAGAGAGCAAACCTCCAGCGTGTGGCGCGAAGAGAGCTTGAATCGCTGATTGACCGGTCAGTACCCGACGGACCAGTGGCAACACTGCTCGGGAAGATCGAAGGAGGTCTCGACCACTGGCTCACCTTCGTCGGTGAGCCAGCGGTCTCTCCGACAAACAATGCCGCAGAGAACGCGCTTCGGGAGCCAGTAGTTCTCCGGAAAATCATCGGAACGCTCCGTAATGAACGAGGAATGTTCGTTCACGAGACGGTCTTGTCCCTGCTGGCGACGTGGCGCCAGCAGGGACGCAATCCATACGAAGAGCTTCGTCGAGTCGTCAGCAACAATGAAATGATCTCACGGGCTCACGCTGTGCCGGCTGTCGAGACCTCGGGGTAA
- a CDS encoding ATP-binding protein yields the protein MVHSEQADAWLPVPHLIAGFGVVLLFIASVYHAIELRALDGSFGPVAALVVDGVPALGIIFAGYWLADSDLPSAELDTIWWRTLIGAVVIGGAFFATVLVRQYESRAVTEPVFPLLVAIEVGALAGFLTSYYYAQARVDAQQAEAVTDALRFVNKLIRHDLRNDLSVIASRSELLRTQLDIDDTDIESPHLVVEKADEAIERIETTEAITKTLVGTADFEPIDLTSITAEVADRLDETHPIDVRTDLPETALVYANAGLQSVVDNLLENAVEHNDADDPYVEITITVADDAVWLTIRDNGPGIPNDRRRTLFESDVDTGDGGLALVGTLVDMYDGEIWIEANEPRGTVVTVELPLADDQD from the coding sequence TTGGTCCATTCGGAACAAGCAGATGCCTGGTTGCCGGTCCCTCACTTGATCGCCGGGTTTGGTGTCGTGCTGCTCTTCATCGCTTCCGTCTATCACGCCATCGAACTACGGGCACTCGATGGGTCATTTGGTCCGGTCGCTGCCCTCGTTGTAGACGGAGTGCCGGCGCTTGGTATCATCTTCGCCGGCTACTGGCTTGCAGACAGTGACCTTCCATCGGCTGAATTGGACACGATCTGGTGGCGGACGTTGATCGGCGCTGTGGTCATTGGCGGTGCGTTTTTCGCGACAGTGCTTGTCCGACAGTACGAATCACGAGCCGTCACCGAGCCGGTCTTCCCACTGCTCGTGGCCATCGAGGTTGGGGCGCTTGCAGGGTTTCTTACCAGTTACTATTACGCGCAAGCCCGCGTCGATGCTCAACAGGCAGAGGCCGTCACTGACGCGTTGAGGTTCGTCAACAAGCTCATTCGTCATGATCTCCGCAATGACTTGAGTGTCATCGCTTCTCGGAGTGAACTTCTTCGCACACAGCTTGATATCGACGATACTGATATCGAGAGTCCCCACCTCGTCGTCGAAAAGGCCGACGAGGCGATCGAACGCATCGAGACGACCGAGGCCATCACTAAAACACTGGTCGGTACGGCTGATTTCGAGCCGATCGATCTCACGTCGATCACGGCCGAAGTGGCTGACAGACTAGACGAAACCCACCCGATCGACGTCCGGACAGACCTCCCCGAGACGGCACTCGTCTACGCGAACGCTGGACTCCAGTCAGTGGTTGATAATCTCCTAGAGAACGCTGTCGAGCACAACGACGCCGACGATCCCTACGTCGAAATCACGATCACGGTCGCCGACGACGCTGTCTGGCTGACCATCCGCGACAATGGCCCAGGCATTCCGAATGATCGTCGGCGGACGCTGTTTGAATCGGACGTAGACACTGGCGATGGAGGGTTGGCATTAGTTGGCACGTTGGTCGATATGTACGACGGCGAGATTTGGATCGAGGCAAACGAGCCTCGGGGTACCGTTGTCACGGTTGAGCTCCCGTTGGCTGACGATCAAGATTAA
- a CDS encoding MBL fold metallo-hydrolase, giving the protein MSEFEITPRGGVEEVGRSCYQVQAGDRDYLVDCGLKQSHTAEFPTFRGLEPGQIDAVFITHAHIDHIGGLPVAEQRGLFADDASIIMTRPTNALATILLHDSLQIHKQEAEELGRPQEFTSDDVERVLDRVTSVGYDRDHHLNVTYEFGDAAHLLGSAWLALEFDERRIVFSGDLGGRSAHLDDIDDPPEADELLLESTYGDTMQHRSFSDARTEVYEQAKQAQAAGIPVLIPTFAVGRAQEILQLFREREDDLRGAVDGKPSIVYDGMITDSMPVYEVFCQDEFMGDSIINYRINSNDAEPFTPDCAWTPETMDERERLLDGDNAPIIVAPSGMLTGGWSPYYLRDLARHYDEARVLFIGYQAEGTPGREILDAPGDDADVQITALPAAEDYDPETDDFGFQEQEIRVPTSWVREIGGMSGHAAANDLLEFAREADPLGISLVHGPPGASAHLREHLADNTDAERVQTGQHLATIEIGQSDVITPDIEQLLERQARLEDELDALREEIEKVANRQRAREEQD; this is encoded by the coding sequence GTGAGCGAGTTCGAGATCACGCCGCGTGGTGGGGTCGAAGAGGTCGGGCGATCGTGCTATCAGGTCCAGGCTGGCGATCGTGACTACCTCGTCGATTGCGGCCTGAAGCAGTCCCACACGGCTGAGTTCCCCACGTTTCGCGGGCTGGAACCCGGGCAGATCGACGCGGTGTTCATCACCCACGCCCATATCGACCACATCGGCGGGCTGCCCGTCGCCGAGCAGCGTGGCCTGTTCGCCGACGACGCGTCGATCATCATGACGCGGCCGACGAACGCCCTCGCGACGATTCTCCTCCACGACTCACTCCAGATTCACAAGCAGGAGGCTGAGGAACTCGGGCGACCGCAGGAGTTCACCAGCGACGACGTCGAGCGCGTCCTCGATCGCGTCACCAGCGTCGGCTACGATCGCGACCATCACCTCAACGTCACCTACGAGTTCGGCGACGCCGCGCACCTGCTGGGGAGTGCGTGGCTCGCCCTCGAATTCGACGAGCGGCGTATCGTTTTCTCCGGCGACCTCGGTGGTCGGAGCGCCCACCTGGACGACATCGACGACCCGCCGGAGGCCGACGAACTCCTCCTTGAGTCCACGTACGGAGATACGATGCAGCACCGCTCGTTCAGCGACGCCCGGACTGAGGTCTACGAGCAGGCCAAGCAAGCCCAAGCGGCGGGAATCCCCGTCCTCATCCCGACGTTCGCCGTCGGTCGGGCCCAGGAGATCCTCCAGCTCTTCCGAGAACGAGAGGACGATCTTCGGGGCGCTGTCGATGGCAAGCCGTCGATCGTCTACGACGGGATGATCACGGACTCGATGCCTGTCTACGAGGTCTTCTGCCAGGACGAGTTCATGGGCGATTCCATAATCAACTACCGGATCAACTCCAACGACGCCGAGCCATTCACCCCGGACTGTGCCTGGACGCCCGAGACGATGGACGAACGAGAGCGCCTTCTTGACGGCGACAACGCGCCGATCATCGTCGCGCCGTCGGGGATGCTTACCGGCGGCTGGTCGCCGTACTACCTGCGGGACCTCGCCCGGCACTACGACGAGGCACGAGTGCTCTTCATCGGCTACCAGGCCGAAGGGACGCCTGGTCGAGAGATCCTCGACGCGCCGGGCGACGACGCCGACGTCCAGATCACAGCGCTGCCGGCTGCCGAAGACTACGATCCCGAGACCGACGACTTCGGCTTCCAGGAGCAGGAGATTCGTGTGCCCACTTCGTGGGTCCGTGAGATTGGTGGGATGTCTGGCCACGCCGCCGCGAACGATTTGCTTGAGTTCGCTCGCGAGGCTGATCCACTGGGGATTTCACTCGTTCATGGGCCACCAGGCGCTTCGGCTCATCTTCGGGAGCACCTCGCCGACAACACTGACGCGGAGCGGGTGCAGACTGGGCAGCACCTTGCGACGATCGAGATCGGCCAATCTGACGTGATCACACCGGATATCGAACAGTTGCTCGAACGGCAGGCTCGTCTCGAAGACGAGCTGGATGCTCTTCGCGAAGAGATCGAGAAGGTGGCGAATCGCCAGCGAGCGCGTGAAGAACAAGACTGA
- a CDS encoding ParA family protein yields the protein MTRRIGITNQKGGVAKTTDTINVAGALAAQGESVLAIDMDPQGYLTHRLGYEDAYASDPPSLYDALESPNEYDVADLVVHHEEFDLLPANIDMFRLEQDLIASGMRPRMRLPLLLEGVDEWDVILIDAPPSLGPLNDNVVLATEELLVPVEADDSSQLALNHLLRQLDTLEDNYSTTIDIAGVIVSNVSYPLDNEQEAAIEWYDERFEGHVPVWVVRTRAAIKRAMKEGGSVFADNAEEVDMTDVFAEIATEVADG from the coding sequence ATGACACGCCGAATCGGCATCACGAACCAGAAGGGGGGCGTCGCGAAGACGACGGACACGATCAACGTCGCCGGAGCGCTCGCTGCACAGGGCGAGAGCGTACTCGCGATCGATATGGACCCACAGGGCTACCTGACCCATCGCCTCGGCTATGAGGACGCCTACGCGTCCGATCCACCGTCACTGTACGATGCGCTCGAATCACCGAACGAATACGACGTTGCTGATCTGGTCGTCCACCACGAAGAGTTCGACCTCCTGCCGGCGAACATCGACATGTTCCGCCTGGAGCAGGACCTCATCGCTTCGGGGATGCGACCACGGATGCGACTCCCCCTCCTCCTCGAGGGCGTCGATGAGTGGGACGTCATCCTGATCGACGCCCCACCGTCACTCGGCCCACTGAACGACAACGTCGTCCTGGCGACCGAGGAGCTCCTGGTGCCGGTCGAGGCCGACGACAGTTCCCAGCTGGCGCTGAACCATCTCCTCCGGCAGCTGGACACGTTGGAAGACAACTATAGCACGACGATCGACATCGCCGGCGTGATCGTCTCGAACGTCAGCTACCCCCTGGACAACGAGCAGGAAGCGGCGATCGAGTGGTACGACGAGCGCTTCGAGGGGCACGTTCCGGTGTGGGTCGTCCGTACGCGGGCGGCAATCAAGCGAGCCATGAAAGAAGGCGGATCGGTGTTCGCAGACAACGCCGAGGAGGTAGACATGACCGACGTCTTCGCGGAGATCGCGACGGAGGTGGCCGATGGCTGA
- a CDS encoding AbrB/MazE/SpoVT family DNA-binding domain-containing protein, with the protein MSSNTDDGEVIRVSRKGQATIPKQLRERFGIDTPGKVLIHEENGSIVVDPLPSVEEMQGVHAGRYEKGEVLEHLREMKDEDKQLERERDERLERHQ; encoded by the coding sequence ATGTCCAGTAATACTGACGACGGGGAAGTTATCCGCGTGTCCAGGAAGGGGCAGGCGACGATCCCCAAGCAGCTGCGTGAACGGTTCGGCATCGACACGCCAGGAAAGGTACTGATCCACGAAGAGAATGGGAGCATCGTGGTCGATCCCCTCCCCTCGGTCGAAGAGATGCAGGGCGTCCACGCCGGACGCTACGAGAAGGGTGAGGTCCTCGAGCACCTGCGGGAGATGAAAGACGAGGACAAGCAGCTCGAACGTGAGCGCGACGAGAGACTCGAACGCCATCAATGA
- a CDS encoding IS200/IS605 family transposase, with amino-acid sequence MRRTNTFAVRPRSEQDERLLRDLLDASASLWNELNYERRQNFFDGESVWDTADYRKQYVGVLGSATAQQVIRKNSEAWRSFFAAHEDGEDTAPPGYWGNEDEGRELRTYIRNDQYTLEMGDRSRLEIPVGSDLKDEYDLGHTERLRLEVAGAPKWDGKQGRLELYYDELSDQFRAIQPVTVDKSRQDSSLADETAALDIGANNIVACTTTTGQQYLYEGRDLFERFRETTREIARLQSKLQEGRHTSKRIQRLYRRRTRRRDHAMDGLARDLMDRLYAEGVSRVFVGDLTDVLETHWSVRTNQKTHNFWAFRAFIDRLACTAEEFGITVEVRTEAWTSQTCPNCGSTDRTTRHQDTLTCPCGFEGHADLTASETFLRRHETDVPRPMARPVRFEWDDHQWSELPYSHESPKEVRTDQSILQSV; translated from the coding sequence GTGAGGCGAACCAACACGTTTGCGGTGCGGCCCCGCTCCGAGCAGGACGAGCGACTGCTCCGCGACCTGTTGGACGCCTCCGCCAGCCTGTGGAACGAGTTGAACTACGAGCGCCGCCAGAACTTCTTCGACGGCGAATCGGTGTGGGACACAGCCGACTACCGCAAGCAGTACGTCGGCGTCCTCGGCTCCGCCACCGCTCAACAAGTCATCCGCAAGAACAGCGAGGCGTGGCGGTCGTTCTTCGCCGCCCACGAGGATGGCGAGGACACTGCCCCACCGGGATACTGGGGCAACGAGGACGAGGGACGGGAGTTGCGAACGTACATCCGCAACGACCAGTACACGTTGGAAATGGGCGACCGCTCCCGTCTCGAAATCCCGGTCGGCTCCGACCTCAAGGACGAGTACGATCTCGGGCATACCGAGCGCCTACGCCTCGAAGTCGCAGGCGCTCCGAAGTGGGATGGCAAGCAGGGCCGGTTAGAACTGTACTACGACGAGTTGAGCGACCAATTCAGAGCCATTCAACCTGTCACGGTAGACAAATCTCGACAGGACTCATCATTAGCCGACGAGACGGCTGCTCTGGATATCGGCGCAAACAACATCGTCGCCTGTACGACCACGACCGGCCAGCAGTATCTGTACGAGGGGCGCGACCTCTTCGAGCGATTCCGCGAGACAACACGAGAAATCGCACGGCTACAGTCGAAGCTCCAGGAGGGGCGGCACACGTCGAAGCGGATCCAACGCCTGTACCGTCGCCGGACCCGCCGGCGCGACCACGCTATGGACGGGCTCGCCCGCGATCTCATGGATCGACTGTACGCCGAGGGCGTTTCGAGGGTGTTCGTCGGCGACCTCACCGACGTGCTCGAAACACACTGGTCGGTGCGGACGAACCAGAAGACGCACAACTTCTGGGCGTTCCGCGCGTTCATCGACCGACTTGCGTGCACCGCCGAAGAGTTCGGCATCACGGTCGAAGTTCGAACGGAAGCGTGGACGAGTCAGACGTGTCCGAACTGCGGTTCAACCGACCGGACGACGCGGCATCAGGACACCCTCACGTGTCCGTGTGGCTTCGAGGGGCACGCCGACCTCACGGCGTCAGAGACGTTCCTCAGGCGGCACGAAACAGACGTACCACGGCCGATGGCACGGCCCGTGCGATTCGAGTGGGACGACCACCAGTGGTCGGAGTTACCATACTCTCACGAAAGTCCCAAAGAAGTGCGCACAGACCAGAGTATCCTACAATCGGTGTAG
- a CDS encoding PIN domain-containing protein, whose amino-acid sequence MSRDRQREESSSLQGGEDVKDFVFDTEPLIAYFYDEPGASDVTERLQTIEREEATGAISHATATEVVYKIARFETGDPNRTPPGDDEFDVGEQDLRILRGYGVTIETPSWSTVARIKGAGGISLGDSYAAALALEEEATLVVGADPEFGDLSEDIDLHQIRESPV is encoded by the coding sequence ATGAGCCGAGACCGCCAACGCGAGGAATCCTCATCCCTTCAGGGTGGGGAGGATGTCAAGGACTTCGTCTTCGACACAGAGCCGCTCATCGCGTATTTTTACGACGAACCCGGCGCTTCCGATGTGACCGAGCGGCTTCAGACGATCGAGCGAGAAGAGGCGACCGGCGCGATCTCCCACGCGACCGCCACCGAAGTGGTTTACAAAATCGCACGTTTCGAAACCGGTGACCCGAACCGAACCCCACCTGGCGATGACGAGTTCGATGTCGGGGAGCAGGATCTGCGCATTCTCCGCGGCTATGGGGTGACGATCGAGACGCCCTCCTGGAGCACCGTGGCCCGGATCAAAGGCGCGGGTGGTATCTCACTCGGCGATTCGTACGCTGCCGCGCTGGCACTCGAAGAGGAAGCGACACTCGTCGTTGGAGCGGACCCAGAGTTCGGTGACCTGTCTGAGGACATCGACCTGCATCAAATCCGCGAAAGCCCTGTCTGA
- a CDS encoding DUF7526 family protein: MTEILEGEVLFVVPPDELDEHNLTDEVRELAAAESRYVLVCRKGGRPSWLERIWSFLRRQPIEAVTIVTNQRAEAGDHVTMTVRETALPEVYETVQSHENLD; encoded by the coding sequence ATGACTGAGATCTTGGAGGGAGAAGTTCTGTTTGTGGTTCCACCGGACGAACTCGATGAGCACAACCTGACTGATGAGGTTCGTGAGCTTGCTGCCGCGGAATCTCGGTACGTCCTGGTCTGTCGGAAGGGCGGACGACCCTCCTGGCTCGAACGGATCTGGTCGTTTCTCCGCCGGCAGCCGATCGAGGCCGTCACAATTGTCACTAACCAGCGGGCTGAAGCCGGCGATCACGTGACGATGACCGTGCGAGAAACAGCACTGCCAGAAGTATACGAGACTGTCCAATCACACGAGAATTTGGACTAA
- a CDS encoding type II toxin-antitoxin system HicA family toxin has product MVTRDFSGEDIYKVLVNVGGFRHVRTTGDHLILRWDPPESHENTAPRIVTVPAHDSISIGTLHDIADDAGAADFEAFCEWIDEHR; this is encoded by the coding sequence ATGGTGACGAGAGACTTTTCCGGCGAAGACATATACAAAGTACTCGTCAACGTTGGTGGCTTCCGGCACGTGCGTACGACTGGCGACCATCTGATTCTACGATGGGATCCACCGGAAAGCCACGAGAATACAGCCCCCCGCATTGTGACCGTTCCAGCCCACGACTCGATCAGTATTGGCACACTCCACGATATCGCCGATGATGCAGGGGCGGCGGACTTCGAAGCGTTCTGCGAATGGATTGATGAACACCGGTAA
- a CDS encoding type II toxin-antitoxin system HicB family antitoxin, whose product MAQADSGDADTPDREIRLLKNPNGQWTARDLRVGVTAQGESRDGALDNLDAVVEAVEGDGGQPPTDDEIRELGVDPEDARTQDGELPDVLQ is encoded by the coding sequence ATGGCGCAAGCCGACTCGGGTGACGCAGATACACCTGATCGAGAGATCAGGTTGCTGAAGAATCCGAACGGGCAGTGGACGGCCCGTGACCTTCGCGTCGGAGTGACTGCCCAGGGCGAGAGTCGGGATGGCGCACTCGACAATCTCGACGCCGTTGTCGAGGCAGTAGAAGGCGACGGCGGTCAGCCCCCGACCGACGACGAGATTCGTGAGCTGGGTGTCGATCCCGAAGACGCTCGAACCCAGGACGGCGAACTCCCCGATGTCTTGCAGTAG
- a CDS encoding TraB/GumN family protein gives MSRQPDSPRQSDLEEFQSATRTGSTTQDTSCTPAENPAFAGEHESIQPTGVAACDISARVGGIHVLGVLHRRPFTIARLTGAITRYKPDVVAIEACSEAISQYHPDNHDATWPPSDELEAAGYATDRIWDVRLAGIDTQEYEIGDEFAQYDSEIFTELGLIESEDELTPSTYHNLDLATIRRWRELTKQRDPEAFQTVLADRDESMAGYLHALADEDDIETIVAAVGVQHLPGILDRLVTPSQIPSEQIEIPPIADYRLFGKESATQYSHIISW, from the coding sequence ATGAGTAGACAACCGGATTCTCCCCGTCAAAGCGATCTGGAGGAATTCCAGTCTGCTACGCGAACGGGCTCCACTACCCAGGATACGTCCTGCACCCCAGCTGAGAATCCCGCGTTTGCAGGCGAACACGAGTCAATACAGCCGACCGGCGTCGCTGCATGTGATATTTCAGCTCGCGTCGGTGGGATCCATGTTCTAGGTGTCCTCCATAGACGGCCGTTTACGATCGCCCGATTAACCGGTGCAATCACTCGGTACAAACCCGACGTCGTTGCAATTGAGGCCTGCAGTGAGGCAATCTCACAGTATCACCCAGACAATCACGATGCGACGTGGCCGCCGAGCGATGAGCTTGAAGCGGCTGGGTACGCCACGGATCGCATCTGGGACGTACGTCTCGCCGGTATTGACACCCAAGAGTACGAAATCGGGGACGAGTTCGCACAGTACGACAGCGAGATCTTCACAGAATTAGGGCTTATTGAATCTGAAGACGAATTAACGCCCTCTACGTACCACAACTTGGATTTAGCGACGATTCGCCGATGGCGGGAGTTGACAAAACAGCGTGACCCGGAGGCTTTTCAGACAGTCCTTGCTGACCGCGACGAATCTATGGCCGGATATCTTCACGCACTCGCAGACGAAGATGATATTGAGACGATCGTCGCAGCAGTGGGGGTTCAACACCTCCCAGGTATCCTTGACCGTCTCGTTACACCATCGCAAATCCCGTCCGAACAAATTGAGATCCCACCGATCGCCGACTACCGATTGTTCGGAAAGGAGTCAGCAACACAATACAGTCATATCATATCCTGGTAG
- a CDS encoding DUF7837 family putative zinc-binding protein, giving the protein MSDDDTRVLGRCPDCGKRITQAWLLVEYEKDTGEMGIWAECPVCEDVVAPE; this is encoded by the coding sequence ATGAGCGACGACGACACGCGAGTCCTGGGTCGCTGTCCGGACTGCGGCAAGCGAATCACTCAGGCGTGGCTGCTGGTTGAATACGAGAAGGACACTGGTGAGATGGGCATCTGGGCCGAATGTCCGGTATGCGAGGACGTGGTTGCGCCTGAGTAG
- a CDS encoding AbrB/MazE/SpoVT family DNA-binding domain-containing protein: MPRVTTKGQVTIPKKIREALGIEPGDEVSFEQTESGYKLRKEEPTTAEGDDPFQKYRGSADSSETMPDRMRRLRGEFPRDVSDEDDENNDSGAKT, translated from the coding sequence ATGCCACGCGTCACTACCAAAGGTCAGGTTACTATCCCAAAGAAAATCCGAGAGGCGCTCGGGATTGAGCCAGGAGATGAGGTCTCGTTCGAGCAGACTGAGTCTGGCTACAAATTACGGAAGGAAGAACCGACGACAGCAGAGGGTGACGACCCGTTTCAAAAATACCGAGGCAGTGCGGATAGTAGTGAGACGATGCCCGACCGTATGCGCAGGCTCCGCGGGGAATTTCCTCGCGACGTCAGCGATGAGGATGATGAAAACAATGATTCGGGGGCCAAGACGTGA